Proteins from a genomic interval of Crassostrea angulata isolate pt1a10 chromosome 7, ASM2561291v2, whole genome shotgun sequence:
- the LOC128157347 gene encoding mucin-3A-like — MHFNTFRLCIGITSLCILLIIEGKQVSATWINTDTLVPTTNQNQSKQNNQKASAGKTDVLTQRSTLQQNAQTSAQINASKTVTANFIKGHHLQKEMTNNEKKSTDISGVFPTNTIDIENNSSVKVKATPKSNPASTDKKPSISTSSTPFGKATYKTTKVVSSLPSKDTESKIFTSGSPVIMPSLGTSNHGNTKPVISNKTTKSIKGSTSVTLETSELTLDMFTEQRPIQSTPFHALTTATTNSLTEINSANLKTTTSYPSLANTASFSNSPKETTKFGPQTVSTNGPPSESTASTEPPVNTKPQTSFSTDMFPKSENNQQISSTASVASVLSTGKKFSTVPSNSTKTTIEQTTYSQQEHATSYKDLVPSSTGVPNTEPVEKSTQNMSETEHLWITKPSIQFNSSVEKPSTNSNASNQPGITPTTTKTIPSTEIKNKSSLGTTPFFSASYTDVTLKPETESHTATQPNATEETTGVVTSERTTIDASSLGSTATNPSATFSLTKSTTLNIHTTGNILSSTELNHTQTSNVSTKTTTTGSETTTEGMTSYGSPTTAVETIVQTDNTKSEQSTQQASPKETTDYPPSSNSQKTGIYETKKPTISPEALSTKTNDSEYSTMRIQVTVSENQKSKSQTRASETISYQPHLSQTSHVSPTEATKEYQPSFISTIADKETTEKHQNPTSLHANDRVTTELQHSTSPDVNNRETTEYQSFQTETPQYQPSSSSPVPESETTENQHSTSPRDFDKETTEFQPSSTLSATGKETEFQLTFTSQKSDRETTETSFTSHPTFSETTEFQTSVSSHTSETERAELKPSTSLLITKEIIMIQPSSRPHPSDNETTEFQPSVSSHATDKEKTEYQQSFTSDLTDRKTTKFLPLSSHTSDTETTEFLPSSKAYATEKETTEYLIHSTSHPTDEKTTEYQPPSTSNETDKETTTNNHPFSSAHITDEETTEYQPLSTPQINAIETTKSLSISHATEGETTEYQPPSTSDPTDKEPTTKFHTYSTSHATDGETTEFHPPSSSNVTDTERETTEYQPFSTSHVTDRETTIYVSSMTVTTTDQPPSTSLSTDGETEEYQPPSTLYETTDISTTAVLTTHAESTNTPHPLITDNESTEYHSSDVATTEIPTINESTAMTTKNAVTGTTTPMLGIETSAYTNEGQTFSTSDTTSERLSTSSVGMSTEFELQYTTEEHSTNSEFFSTQYELEMTTGVTDTTESKFTESTTTKRSVTTGAYQETEPSTTMEIAFEEVSTTTNYVPSNTGSTDFTLQYLSTSEGSLLETTKSSTNHPGEETTWSSTVGFSAETTSLLSGMTSQTTINSAETSPSDKRDTDVPVKITMSTTVMESSSISDKTSLIENVSTETSEQVPTVEFTTLGLGNSFTTEEGATTTIMTHKISTAQEIPSSTEQVSAAFSTPQLMENTSSTETALPMTASLTQSTRETLGFSESTVENEETTLSNSATTPNATLGLQTTDISTIPSKTQETGSNIHTDISPVHSTIDNIKFSAIASTDKPESTEETDAQFVTSSNGVSELPQTSSAELEYNFTTNGAEVSTTTNNGISQSKGISGHQTTFDHHSTGTSSSKANTGVPGNEPTTLESVTGSSTIPTRDVTFSTQSSAKIKPHIDSAYFEFGIVIWISGTFERKLKDDFKFISEISLLVKDNFLPKEYRNIFQLEVATVTKGSIKVHVQAKVKVGSLRRINTTVKSAVQKMVNTLESVNYTKLNTSRGKLYDNKGDVRRSFLLHQNDTECDAVDICGSFQKCILSNNNTTAVLCNPMQRACYLECGPNGECVQSVDTTYCSCASDWLNIYYGVNCESRAVSLEAQLGITFGSLGVVFMIIFVGCLIRSRRTDKESFLEDDATGWRGLNGGDSRWSTFSGRYSTRDVPYKRSLRDGRYLVPAHDPFGSGRLTRPGLYLPRNGGLMATSFIDAVPSYSHFNLEADFTIKRPVVSKEPSAIYLTDQSWGSVGYTNPAFCDFVEERTHL, encoded by the exons atGCATTTCAATACTTTTCGGTTGTGTATTGGAATAACTAGTTTGTGTATTTTACTAATAATTGAGGGGAAGCAAGTGAGTGCCACATGGATAAACACTGACACTTTAGTTCCTAcaaccaatcaaaatcaatcaaagcAAAATAATCAAAAAGCCAGTGCAGGAAAAACTGACGTATTGACACAAAGGAGTACGTTACAACAAAACGCTCAAACAAGTGCCCAAATTAATGCTTCCAAGACTGTCACTGCCAACTTTATCAAAGGACACCATCTCCAAAAAGAAATGACTAACAATGAGAAGAAGAGCACCGATATCTCGGGGGTCTTTCCCACGAACACTATCGATATAGAAAATAATAGTTCGGTCAAAGTGAAAGCTACACCAAAATCAAATCCAGCGTCGACAGATAAAAAGCCTTCAATTTCAACTTCATCGACACCCTTTGGCAAAGctacatacaaaacaacaaaagtTGTGTCTTCATTACCTTCTAAGGACACAGAGTCAAAAATTTTTACATCAGGTTCTCCTGTCATAATGCCATCATTAGGCACATCTAACCACGGAAACACAAAACCTGTCATCAGTAATAAGACTACTAAATCTATCAAAGGCTCTACATCAGTCACATTAGAAACTTCAGAGTTAACACTAGATATGTTTACAGAACAACGTCCCATTCAGTCTACGCCATTTCATGCACTGACGACAGCTACAACGAATTCGTTGACAGAAATTAACTCGGCCAACCTTAAAACAACAACTAGTTACCCATCTTTAGCCAATACAGCTAGCTTTTCGAATTCTCCCAAAGAAACCACAAAGTTTGGTCCACAGACAGTATCGACAAATGGACCTCCCTCAGAGTCTACTGCTTCTACTGAACCACCAGTCAACACTAAACCCCAGACCTCATTTTCCACTGATATGTTTCCAAAATCGGAAAACAACCAACAGATATCATCGACCGCATCCGTTGCTTCAGTGTTATCTACGGGTAAAAAATTTTCAACTGTGCCATCGAATTCTACCAAAACTACAATTGAACAGACTACGTATTCACAACAAGAACACGCTACGTCATATAAAGATCTAGTTCCTTCATCAACCGGAGTACCTAACACAGAGCCCGTGGAAAAATCTACACAAAATATGTCAGAGACTGAACATCTGTGGATTACTAAGCCGtcaattcaatttaattctTCCGTCGAAAAACCATCTACAAACAGCAATGCATCCAACCAACCTGGGATCACTCCAACCACAACCAAAACAATACCGTCAACagagataaaaaacaaatcatcATTAGGAACAACCCCGTTCTTTTCAGCATCTTATACAGATGTTACATTAAAGCCTGAAACTGAATCCCACACTGCAACCCAGCCTAATGCTACAGAAGAAACGACCGGTGTTGTCACTTCAGAAAGGACTACTATAGATGCATCGTCCTTAGGTTCAACAGCAACAAACCCGTCTGCAACTTTTTCGTTAACTAAAAGCACGActttaaatatacatacaacaGGAAACATTCTTTCATCTACAGAACTAAATCATACACAAACTAGCAATGTctcaacaaaaacaacaacgaCTGGAAGTGAAACCACTACAGAAGGTATGACATCCTATGGCAGTCCGACAACAGCTGTAGAGACAATCGTTCAAACAGACAATACAAAGAGTGAACAAAGTACACAACAAGCATCACCAAAAGAGACAACAGATTATCCACCTTCATCTAATTCCCAGAAAACTGGtatttatgaaacaaaaaaaccaactaTCTCTCCTGAGGCACTAAGTACAAAAACAAATGACAGTGAATATTCTACGATGCGTATACAAGTGACTGTTTCAGAAAACCAAAAGTCTAAATCGCAGACACGTGCAagtgaaacaatatcatatcagcCTCATTTATCTCAAACATCGCATGTAAGTCCAACAGAAGCAACAAAAGAATACCAACCTTCTTTCATATCAACTATAGCCGACAAAGAAACAACAGAAAAACATCAAAATCCTACTTCACTTCATGCCAATGATAGAGTAACAACAGAATTACAACATTCCACATCACCTGATGTCAATAACAGAGAAACAACAGAATATCAATCTTTCCAGACAGAAACACCACAGTATCAACCTTCTTCTTCATCACCAGTCCCTGAATCAGAGACGACAGAAAATCAACATTCAACTTCACCTCgtgattttgataaagaaacaaCGGAATTTCAACCTTCTTCTACCCTTTCTGCCACTGGTAAAGAAACAGAATTCCAACTTACATTTACTTCACAAAAGTCTGATAGAGAAACAACGGAAACATCTTTTACCTCTCATCCCACTTTTAGTGAAACAACAGAATTTCAAACTTCTGTTTCATCGCATACTTCTGAGACCGAGAGAGCGGAATTAAAGCCTTCTACTTCACTTCTAATCACTAAAGAAATAATAATGATTCAACCTTCTTCAAGACCACATCCCAGTGACAATGAAACAACAGAATTTCAACCTTCTGTTTCATCACATGCGACTGataaagagaaaacagaatATCAACAATCCTTCACATCTGATCTTACTGacagaaaaacaacaaaatttttaccTTTATCATCACATACTTCTGACACAGAAACAACAGAATTTCTTCCTTCTTCTAAAGCGTATGCTACTGAAAAAGAAACGACAGAATATTTAATTCATTCGACATCACATCCCACTGATGAAAAAACAACAGAATATCAACCTCCTTCAACATCAAATGAAACTGATAaagaaacaacaacaaataatCATCCTTTTTCCTCAGCACATATTACCGATGAAGAAACAACAGAATACCAACCTCTCTCTACACCTCAAATTAATGCTATAGAAACAACAAAATCTCTTTCAATATCGCATGCCACTGAAGGAGAAACAACAGAATATCAACCCCCTTCAACATCTGATCCAACAGATAAAGAACCAACAACAAAATTCCATACTTACTCTACATCACATGCCACTGATGGAGAGACAACCGAATTTCATCCTCCCTCTTCATCTAATGTCACTGATACTGAAAGGGAAACAACAGAATATCAACCATTTTCAACATCACATGTCACTGATAGAGAAACAACAATATATGTATCTTCTATGACGGTTACAACAACAGATCAACCTCCTTCTACATCGCTTAGCACTGATGGAGAGACAGAAGAATATCAACCTCCATCAACATTATATGAAACAACTGATATTTCAACAACTGCTGTTCTAACTACTCATGCAGAATCTACAAATACGCCACATCCATTAATCACAGACAATGAATCAACAGAATACCATTCTTCAGATGTTGCCACAACAGAAATCCCTACAATAAATGAATCGACAGCAATGACAACAAAAAATGCTGTAACGGGAACCACTACTCCCATGTTAGGAATAGAAACATCTGCATATACTAATGAAGGACAAACTTTTTCAACCAGTGATACTACCTCAGAGAGATTGTCCACATCGAGCGTGGGAATGTCTACGGAGTTTGAACTCCAATACACAACAGAGGAGCATTCAACTAAtagtgaatttttttctacacaaTACGAGCTAGAAATGACTACGGGTGTTACCGATACTACTGAGTCAAAGTTTACAGAATCAACAACAACCAAAAGATCAGTAACGACAGGAGCCTACCAAGAAACTGAGCCCAGCACAACAATGGAAATAGCATTTGAAGAAGTGTCTACCACGACAAATTATGTGCCATCAAACACTGGATCCACTGACTTTACACTGCAATACTTGTCCACGTCAGAAGGTTCTTTATTAGAAACAACAAAGTCATCAACAAATCATCCAGGGGAAGAAACCACGTGGTCATCTACAGTCGGTTTTTCTGCTGAAACAACGTCTCTATTGTCCGGCATGACATCGCAAACAACAATAAACAGTGCAGAAACCTCTCCTTCTGACAAGAGGGACACTGATGTACCTGTGAAAATCACTATGTCCACAACTGTCATGGAATCATCAAGCATTTCTGATAAAACGTCATTAATTGAAAATGTATCTACAGAAACATCAGAACAAGTCCCTACCGTTGAATTCACAACATTGGGGTTAGGGAATTCTTTCACAACAGAGGAAGGGGCAACTACAACGATCATGACTCATAAGATCTCCACAGCCCAGGAAATTCCAAGTTCCACTGAGCAAGTTTCTGCTGCGTTTTCAACACCACAACTGATGGAAAATACTTCTTCCACTGAAACAGCTCTCCCGATGACCGCCAGTTTGACTCAGTCTACCAGGGAAACACTTGGCTTTTCTGAATCAACTGtagaaaatgaagaaacaaCATTGTCCAATTCGGCCACAACTCCAAATGCCACTCTGGGTCTCCAGACTACGGATATTTCAACGATCCCATCAAAAACACAAGAAACAGGCTCAAACATACATACAGATATCTCACCTGTTCATTCCACGATTgacaatataaaattttcagcgATTGCTTCTACCGACAAACCCGAGTCCACTGAGGAGACAGATGCACAATTCGTGACTAGTTCGAATGGTGTTTCGGAACTTCCTCAGACATCTTCAGCGGAGTTAGAATATAATTTCACAACCAATGGCGCTGAGGTATCTACGACAACAAACAATGGAATTTCGCAATCAAAAGGTATTTCTGGACATCAGACGACATTTGACCACCACTCAACAGGTACCTCTTCATCAAAAGCTAACACTGGTGTACCTGGAAACGAACCCACTACGCTGGAGTCTGTAACAGGGTCTTCCACTATACCAACACGGGATGTCACTTTTTCAACACAGTCTTCTGCAAAGATCAAACCACACATAG ATTCTGCTTATTTTGAATTTGGCATTGTGATATGGATTTCTGGAACATTCGAAAGGAAACTGAAAGATGATTTTAAGTTCATATCAGAAATTAGTTTACTG gtaaaagaCAATTTCCTACCAAAGGAATATCGTAACATCTTTCAGTTAGAGGTCGCCACTGTTAC GAAGGGTAGTATAAAAGTACATGTCCAAGCCAAAGTGAAAGTCGGTAGTCTTCGTAGAATTAATACTACTGTTAAAAGCGCAGTTCAGAAAATGGTCAATACACTGGAATCGGTCAATTATACCAAGCTCAACACCTCTAGAGGGAAGTTATATGACAACAAAGGGGATGTCAGAAGATCATTTCTGTTGCATCAGA ACGACACTGAGTGCGACGCAGTAGACATTTGTGGAAGCTTTCAAAAATGCATCTTATCCAACAACAACACCACTGCCGTATTATGCAATCCCATGCAGCGTGCGTGCTACCTTGAATGTGGTCCAAATGGCGAATGCGTTCAATCAGTTGACACTACTTACTGCAG CTGTGCCTCTGATTGGTTGAACATTTATTACGGCGTGAACTGTGAGAGTCGAGCGGTGTCGCTAGAAGCCCAGCTCGGAATCACTTTCGGGTCTCTTGGAGTGGTGTTTATGATTATTTTCGTTGGATGCCTTATCAGATCACGGAGAACAGACAAAGAAAG TTTCTTGGAAGACGATGCCACGGGCTGGCGGGGTTTGAATGGTGGGGATTCCAGGTGGTCCACCTTTTCTGGAAGATACTCCACACGAGATGTCCCATACAAAAGATCTCTAAGAGATGGGAGATATTTAGTTCCG GCTCATGACCCATTTGGGAGTGGTCGGTTAACAAGGCCCGGTCTTTATCTACCCAGAAACGGCGGGCTTATGGCCACCAGTTTTATTGATGCTGTACCCAGCTACAGCCATTTCAACCTTGAGGCAGAT TTCACCATCAAAAGGCCCGTTGTGTCCAAGGAACCAAGTGCAATATACCTGACA GACCAGTCGTGGGGATCAGTGGGTTACACCAATCCTGCTTTTTGTGATTTTGTGGAGGAGCGGACTCATCTTTAG